The DNA sequence ATCATAAGAATACCACCACCAAATTCAATGGCCGCTACAAGATAGGCGATAAAGCCAGGAATGCCTATTGAATCGAACCAGCTCGCTGTTGTCGAAAGTGCTACAATTTTCTCGTAGCCATGTACAACAAAGACTAATCCAAGGACAAGTCTAACAATTAATAAACCAATACGACCATTTGTTTTCATTATACTTTTTCTCCATTCTGTCTGTTCATTGATAGGGGCACGTCGAGAATGACGGACACGCCAGCTGGGTCTTGGATTGATAGTGAGCCATCATTTTCAGTCTGGACAGGAATGTTGGCAGCTGTTAAACGAGCGAGCGTTTGCTTGCGGCTCTTCTCGGTCGGAAAGACAATGGAATAAGATAACAATCCGACACTGTTTTTTGGCAAAGGTGCTGTGCCTGCCCAAAGATTGTAGGCGACATGGTGGTGATACCCTCCAGTGGCCACGAATTGAGCACCAGCATGCTGCCAATCCGACATGAGCTGAAAGCCAAGACCGTCGACGTATAGTCTCTTTGCAGCAACCAAATCATTGACATGAAGATGAATATGACCTAGAACTGTTGCTTTCGGTACACCTTCCCAGGGAACACCATCAGCTTCCTCAAGCAACGCCTGAAGATCAATCGCACGATTGTCCATCTGAACCAGACCTTCTGTGTCGTAGGTCCATGTGTCTCGTGGTCGGTCACAATAAACCTCAATGCCATGGCCATCAGGATCTGAAAAATACAATGCCTCACTGACCAAATGGTCGGCTTGACCGAGGCGAATCTGTTTCTCAATAAGGCGACGAAGGACAACGGCAAGCGCCTTTCGCGACGGCACAAGAAGGGCGAAATGATACAAGCCAATGGCAGATCGTTGAGGCGCAACTTTTGCATCAGGAACCTCTTTTATTTTCAGAAGGACCGTCTTTCCGTCAGCGGTAAAGGACGCCTCGTTGGCGGTTTGCTCGGCAATACGAAGCCCAACGACGTTTTCATAAAAATCTATCGATGTCACCAAATGGCGAACGGTTAACACGACATTTTCCAAACGAATGGATGGGTCAAGTAAAGCAGTCATACCATCACCTCATTTTTAGAATTCCTTTACTTAAGTATTGCTGATCTGCATTGGAATGGGAAGTAGGTACTTTAAAGTGGTATAGTACCTTTGATGATACTAATGGGTAGCCATTGCCTTGAAGGATGAACGAGTTTGCACAAGATGAACAGGAAAATTATAAGGGGATCACTATAATTGACCATAAAGAACAATTGAACATTGTGAAACATAATGAATGCCTCGTACGTATAGAGAATATAGAAAACGATCATAACAATGAAGAATGATAAAGGAGGACGCCTATGTTCGCGTGGATAGTGCTCGGTGCCCTGACATGTTTAAACTTAAACGTTGTCACTTGGAGAAATGCGCTGAAAGTAAAGAAAAAATCATTTTTTGTCATGCAGGTCACACGGTATGTTATTGGTCTTATCATTAGTTTTTTCCTCGTCTACGTCTTATTAATTGACCGCACGATGACAGGGTTTATCACGACCTTTGGGTATGTGATTGCGATCAATCTACTGCTTACGTCAGTTGGCGAAGCATACACAAAAGAAGGTAAGCGGAGGAAAGGAAAGGGCACAAGGAGTGGCTTGGTTGGAACAGTGCTGTTGCTTGGGCTTTTATTCATGAATTTTGTGTACCCATGGATGCATGTTAAGGATCTTGCAGCGCTTGGCGGCATTAAACAAAGCGATGAACAAATTGCGTCAGTGACAGAAGAGGCTGTACGGTCTGTACCATACTCCTATGCCCGATACAAATCAGAAATTGTGTTCGGCAACATCGAAAACTACTCGTATTACGAGCTTGGTGAATCATCCGTCCAAAAAATTGATGGCGAATTGTTTTGGGTGTCTCCCATTGAATATGCCAATCTTTGGCGTTGGTGGTCTGCAGATAGCTCACCAGGTTATATTATGGTGAGTGCAGAGGATCCGAACGCGGAAGCTCAGCTTGTCGATGATCATCAGATGACGTATGTTCCAAGTGCCTTTTTTGGTGAAAACCTCGAACGCCATGTGCGTCAGGCATATCCTGAGGCTATTCTCATTGACCAAAGCTTTGAGCCTAACGATGAAGGCAAGCCTTTCTATGCCTACTCTTATGCTAGTTATTCACACTATCGTTCCGCGCCAGAAGCAGAAGGCGTTATACTCGTCGATGCCATCACTGGTGAAATGCAGCAGTATGCACTTGGAGAGCAGCCTGAATTTGTGGACAACGCCTTGCATTACAAGCTTGCACTTGATTATGCCAAATGGTACGGCAAGTACCGTAATGGCTTTTGGAATTCAATCTTTGCTAAAAAAGGTGTCCATGAACCGACAAGCGATGAGGAAATGATCGGTGTGCTAGGCGAAAATGGCGAATTGTTCTGGATGATCGATCATATGAGACCAAATCAAGACTCAAATACAATGGTTGGGTTTTCAATGGTCAATACGAGCACCGGCGAGTTTGTGTATTATACAGGTTCAGCAGGTCTCTTAAACGCAAAGGGAGCAGAGGAGGTTGTCAACAAGTCCTTCCAACGAGAACAATGGATAGGGCAGCAACCGGTCCTTTACTCGGTTTTCGACAACTACACATGGGTCATCCCTGTCGTTGATGGCAACGGACTGATGCGTGAAATTGCCCTTGTACACGCTGAGACAGGAAAAGTGGCGCATGGCACTTCTCGCAAGGAAGCGTTTGACCGTTATCGTCAGATGCTCGCCCAGGATCTAGGTCAAGATGATTACCTTCCGAGCGATGTCCTAGAGGAGGAAACCGTTGAAGGAGAAGTGTACCGCATAAGCTCTACATTCAGCTCAACGCTCATTCAAATGCTCGTCCAAGGCGAAACAAGAGTGATTGAAATTGATGTTAGTAAGGTGCCAGAAGCGGTGTTTATTCAAGAAGGAGATGTTGTTCGTGTGAAGGCGATCGACACAGCGGACAATATTCTTAGTGTGACCGAATTAACGAACGTGACGGTGGAAAGTGAATTCGGCACAGTCGACGAATTCACCATTGATCCTGAAAACGGGAGTGAAACTGAGGGAGAAACAGAAACTGAGACGCCTTCGCAAGAAAATGAAGACCCAACAGAATAATTATTGCAAAGCAAAGCAGCTGAGACATTTGGCTGCTTTTTTTAATCTGTAGATCATTGAGCTTCTGCATGCAGTACGATACACTTTTGTAAGAAACATTAAAAAATTAAAAATAGAAAGGCTGGGAAGATAATGAGTGAAGAACGTACAGCGTTTTTTCGTGATCCTGTTCATGACGGTGCGGCAGATCCAACAATTATTTTCAACGAGCAAGAGAAACAATGGTGGATGGTATACACCAATCGTCGTGCAGATGCGCCGGGAGCGGGGGTTTCTTGGGTGCACGGAACGGATTTAGGAGCGGCATCATCAAAGGATGGCGTTCACTGGACGTATCGAGGCGTGCTTCAAGGGTTGGCTGTAGAGCCCGGTCGCAATACGTTCTGGGCACCGGAAATTATCCGCCACGAAGGCATTTATCATATGTATGTTAGCTACATACAAGGAGTTCCAGATGAATGGGCGGGGCACTTGCGTCAAATCCTCCATTACACGAGCGCCAATCTCTGGGACTGGACGTATCAATCAACACTTGAGCTTAGTTCTGAGAAAGTGATCGATGCGGCGATCGCTACACTTCCCGATGGACGTTTTCGTATGTGGTATAAAGATGAGGTCAATCATTCACATACGTATGCTGCGGACAGTACGGATCTGTACAGTTGGAAAGTTGTAGGTCCGGTCATTACGGAGTTCCCTCATGAAGGAGCGAATGTGTTTGTCTGGAAGGAGTCCTACTGGCTCATTGTCGACTCTTGGGCAGGTCAAGTGATGTACAAGTCTGAAGATGGGGAGGCATGGGAGAAACAGACGACCATCCTAACAGAAAATGGGGTGCTGGAGGATGATCAAGGACCGGGATTGCATGCAGACGTGCTCGTACACGAGGGTCGCGCTATCATTTATTATTTTACACATCCAAGCTGGAGGAGAGGTCTCTCGCAAAATACATATGAAACGAGAAGGTCCTCTATTTTAGCTGCAGAACTCGTGCTGACTCATGGGAAGCTAACATGCCCACGCCAAACAAATATTCGAGTATTAACATAAAAGACACTTGTTTCTCGAGAGAAAACAAGGCTACAATGAGGAAAACTCTGTGTAAGGGGGCGTTTATTTTGGCGAAGCTTCAACTAATTACACCAAATGTAGCTTATGAGCAGGACTATAAGGCCTTTTACCAAGATTGGCAAGACAGTGGTCGTGCAATCATCCCATCCGTTGCCAAAGACCTTCCTGCCGATTTTGCTGGCTACGTGCAACGGCTTAATGATAATGCTCAGGGCATTGGCTTAGAGGAAGGAATCGTGCCGAATTCAACCTTCTGGCTCGTCAATGAAGAAAACAATGAGGTTCTCGGTGCAGTCAATATCCGTCATCAACTGACGCCTTATTTGGAACGAGTCGGTGGCCATATCGGTTTTGGCTTGCGTCCGACTGCTAGAGGCAAAGGGTATGCGAAGACAATGCTAGCACTGTCGCTAAAGGAAGCTAAATCGTTGGAGTTAGAAAAAGTGTTAATTACATGTGACGTTGATAACGTGACATCTGAGAAGACGATCTTGAAAAATGGCGGTCGACGAAGCACTGATGAACAGACGGAGGAAGGAATCATCGTTCATCGCTTTTGGATTGATCTATAATTAAAACAAAGTGGGCTGTCTGAGAAGTTGAAATTGACTTTAAGGCAGCCTTTTGACTTGTGTCGTGCCGAAGATAGTCAAATGTTACGTTTGTCGTAAAATTTTCACGACAACTTTCATTAAAAGAATACACGATGAGGTACTTTCGAATCGATGCTGCACTTGTACCCTTTAGTGTGAAAGCGAGCGTATGGCAGCATGTATTAAAAGCAACCCCGACAATGTATTTCAGGTTTACCCATTTACATCTAAGCGTGTCTGCCAAATGTCAGGTGCGAAAGTTGAGTTTACCCGATTAAACGAAATTTAGATTTATGTATAAAACATCACAACCGTCAAATGCTATACATATGGTCGTTTTTTTTAGAACACATCTGGGTAAATAGTAAACAAGAGAGGAGGCGGATAACGCATGTGGACTCTGATTGTGATATTATTATTGCTTTGGCTCCTAGGCTTTATTTTCAAAATAGCTGGCGGGTTCATCCATATATTGCTCATTATTGCAGCAATTGTTATCGTCTATCGATTGGTCATTGGACGAAAACGTTAGCAACATTCTATAGTGAGAGCTGCTCGCCAGCAATGGCGAGCTTTTTGTTTCATGGGACAGATAAAATTCGCTCGTCTTCAATGAGATGTTGGCGTAAGAGGACATTATGTCCCATCTGGTTACAGAACCTTATAAAGCGTGAGAGAAGCAAATAGACAAACTAAGAGGGAGGTTGACTGTGATTAGATCAATGGGGATGACCAAAAAAGGGGTCATGTTAAATGATGTAGACGTGCAACGTTTAATGATGCCTGACATGAAGTGGTATTGGGTTGATATGGAAGCGCCAGATGTAGATGAAGCTTCACTGATGGCAGGTGTTTTTAAATTTCATTCACTTGCGATTGAGGATTGCTTCAATGATCTGCAGCGGCCAAAGATTGATTCTTATGCGTCGCACAATTTTTTCGTCCTTCATGCGTTAAATAAAAAAACGCTCGAGGCGGAAGAGGTGGATTGCTTTGTAGGAAAGAATTTTCTAGTCACCGTTCATATGAATGAGTCTCCTGGTATAAATAAACTTTGGACTCAAGTCCAAGGGGGAAGCCTTAAAGGGGATGGGGCCGCCATATTGTTTTATCGCGTGGTCGACCAGCTTGTGGATGAGTATTTCCCCATTCTTTATCGCATGGAAGATCGACTTGATCATATTGAGGACAACGTTAATTCGAAATCATATGGTTCGCTTATAGATGAAGTATTTAATATTCGCAGTCAACTGTTACATATTCGGCGGACGGTTTTGCCAATGAGAGACCTGTTGTATCGCATGCTGAACCTTGAGTCCTTATCCCATATACAAGCGCACAAAGCCTATTTCCGCGACATTCACGATCACCTTTTAAAATTAACTGAGCTTGTTGAATCATCACGTGAAATGACATCTGACATGCGTGATAGCTACCAAACGATTAATTCTAACCGTATGAATCAAATTATGATGACACTGACCATTGTGTCGACGATTTTTATCCCATTGACCTTTATTGCCGGTGTCTATGGCATGAATTTCGCTTATATGCCAGAGCTTCAAACGTCATATGGGTATTTTGTTGCACTGATCGTCATGGCTCTGATTACAATTATTATGCTCTGGCATTTTAAACGCAAAGGATGGTTTGACATATTTAAATAGCATTTATTGTGCAGA is a window from the Aureibacillus halotolerans genome containing:
- a CDS encoding family 43 glycosylhydrolase is translated as MSEERTAFFRDPVHDGAADPTIIFNEQEKQWWMVYTNRRADAPGAGVSWVHGTDLGAASSKDGVHWTYRGVLQGLAVEPGRNTFWAPEIIRHEGIYHMYVSYIQGVPDEWAGHLRQILHYTSANLWDWTYQSTLELSSEKVIDAAIATLPDGRFRMWYKDEVNHSHTYAADSTDLYSWKVVGPVITEFPHEGANVFVWKESYWLIVDSWAGQVMYKSEDGEAWEKQTTILTENGVLEDDQGPGLHADVLVHEGRAIIYYFTHPSWRRGLSQNTYETRRSSILAAELVLTHGKLTCPRQTNIRVLT
- the corA gene encoding magnesium/cobalt transporter CorA, producing MIRSMGMTKKGVMLNDVDVQRLMMPDMKWYWVDMEAPDVDEASLMAGVFKFHSLAIEDCFNDLQRPKIDSYASHNFFVLHALNKKTLEAEEVDCFVGKNFLVTVHMNESPGINKLWTQVQGGSLKGDGAAILFYRVVDQLVDEYFPILYRMEDRLDHIEDNVNSKSYGSLIDEVFNIRSQLLHIRRTVLPMRDLLYRMLNLESLSHIQAHKAYFRDIHDHLLKLTELVESSREMTSDMRDSYQTINSNRMNQIMMTLTIVSTIFIPLTFIAGVYGMNFAYMPELQTSYGYFVALIVMALITIIMLWHFKRKGWFDIFK
- a CDS encoding VOC family protein, with protein sequence MTALLDPSIRLENVVLTVRHLVTSIDFYENVVGLRIAEQTANEASFTADGKTVLLKIKEVPDAKVAPQRSAIGLYHFALLVPSRKALAVVLRRLIEKQIRLGQADHLVSEALYFSDPDGHGIEVYCDRPRDTWTYDTEGLVQMDNRAIDLQALLEEADGVPWEGVPKATVLGHIHLHVNDLVAAKRLYVDGLGFQLMSDWQHAGAQFVATGGYHHHVAYNLWAGTAPLPKNSVGLLSYSIVFPTEKSRKQTLARLTAANIPVQTENDGSLSIQDPAGVSVILDVPLSMNRQNGEKV
- a CDS encoding lmo0937 family membrane protein, translating into MWTLIVILLLLWLLGFIFKIAGGFIHILLIIAAIVIVYRLVIGRKR
- a CDS encoding GNAT family N-acetyltransferase, which produces MAKLQLITPNVAYEQDYKAFYQDWQDSGRAIIPSVAKDLPADFAGYVQRLNDNAQGIGLEEGIVPNSTFWLVNEENNEVLGAVNIRHQLTPYLERVGGHIGFGLRPTARGKGYAKTMLALSLKEAKSLELEKVLITCDVDNVTSEKTILKNGGRRSTDEQTEEGIIVHRFWIDL